The following coding sequences are from one Arthrobacter sp. 24S4-2 window:
- a CDS encoding sugar ABC transporter ATP-binding protein yields the protein MGLNPPAMPLIHIEELTKRFGVNAALQDVNLTLEAGSIHALLGQNGAGKSTLIKILSGLYTPTSGRITVAGHALGTPEATANMAFIHQDLGLVDSMTIAENIALSTGFGRSGGFISWRQVRDDAAEALQTVASHLEPDRYVSELTRADKSLVAIARALASSASVIVLDEPTASLPAADSRRLFDVLEKLRSQGHGLLYVSHRLDEVFAISDTVTVLRDGRLIHSGPIAQKSPRELVVDIVGRKPVSYTSGSGVQQDVRLEVDGLTTSQTQAVSFTVHAGEVVGMVGLTGAGHMELGRALAGARRITSGNVLLDSKNYHPRTPSEAVDSGVGFVTSNRMEEGCAPELTLRENFLPNPGIRTKNPFAWTSPRAERKLAEELVERYGVRPALTEVAIATLSGGNQQKIMIGRWLSTRRKLIILEEPTAGVDVGAKADIYTLLEESLADGLAVLMISTDFEEVANVCHRALVFVQGTVTAELSGADLSIANLTAAASGAALTSE from the coding sequence ATGGGACTCAACCCTCCCGCGATGCCGCTGATTCACATCGAAGAATTAACCAAGCGCTTTGGCGTGAACGCGGCGCTACAGGATGTCAACCTCACGCTGGAAGCCGGCAGCATCCATGCGTTGCTCGGCCAGAACGGGGCCGGCAAGTCCACACTGATCAAGATTCTGTCCGGGCTTTACACACCAACGAGTGGCCGCATCACAGTCGCCGGGCACGCACTCGGCACGCCCGAAGCCACCGCGAACATGGCCTTCATCCATCAGGACCTTGGCCTGGTGGACTCCATGACCATCGCGGAGAACATTGCGCTGAGCACGGGCTTTGGCCGCTCCGGCGGATTCATCTCCTGGCGCCAGGTCCGGGACGACGCCGCGGAGGCGCTTCAGACGGTGGCCTCCCACCTCGAACCTGACCGGTACGTCTCGGAATTGACCCGGGCGGACAAATCGCTCGTGGCAATCGCCCGGGCGCTGGCCTCCAGCGCCTCGGTCATTGTCCTGGACGAGCCGACGGCAAGCCTCCCCGCAGCAGATTCCCGCCGGCTCTTTGACGTGCTGGAAAAGCTGCGGAGCCAGGGCCACGGGTTGCTGTATGTAAGCCACCGACTCGACGAAGTGTTCGCCATTTCAGATACCGTCACCGTCCTGCGGGACGGCCGCCTGATCCACAGCGGACCGATCGCCCAGAAGTCACCGCGGGAACTCGTCGTGGACATCGTGGGCCGCAAACCCGTCAGTTACACCTCGGGCAGCGGCGTCCAGCAGGACGTACGGCTTGAAGTGGATGGGCTGACCACCTCCCAGACGCAGGCGGTCTCCTTTACAGTCCACGCAGGCGAAGTCGTCGGCATGGTGGGGCTCACCGGAGCCGGGCACATGGAACTCGGGCGGGCTTTGGCCGGGGCGCGCAGGATCACCTCGGGCAACGTCCTGCTCGATTCGAAGAACTACCACCCCCGGACGCCGTCGGAAGCTGTCGACTCAGGCGTAGGTTTCGTCACCAGCAACAGGATGGAGGAGGGCTGCGCCCCCGAGTTGACGCTCCGCGAGAACTTCCTTCCGAATCCCGGCATCCGAACCAAAAACCCCTTCGCGTGGACCAGTCCGCGGGCCGAACGGAAGCTCGCCGAGGAACTCGTGGAGCGGTACGGCGTCAGGCCCGCGCTGACCGAGGTGGCCATCGCCACCCTCTCCGGCGGCAACCAGCAGAAGATCATGATCGGCCGCTGGCTCAGCACGCGCCGGAAGCTCATCATCCTCGAGGAACCCACAGCCGGCGTGGACGTCGGCGCCAAGGCAGACATCTACACGCTGTTGGAAGAGTCCCTCGCGGATGGCCTCGCCGTGCTGATGATCTCAACCGACTTCGAGGAAGTCGCCAACGTCTGCCACCGGGCACTCGTTTTTGTCCAGGGAACCGTCACCGCGGAACTGTCCGGCGCTGACCTGTCCATTGCAAACCTAACGGCGGCCGCCTCCGGTGCTGCTCTCACTTCGGAGTAA
- a CDS encoding MFS transporter, whose product MSSGAAPHVGRGSNDPEYAANLRRATFASSVGSALEYYDFALYGLASALIFSKVFFSNLDPATGTVASFATFGVAFVARPLGGLFFGTVGDRLGRKWVLVATVLLMGGASTLVGALPTYGQVGIWAPALLVLMRLLQGFGAGAEQAGATVLMSEYAPVRRRGFFAALPFIGIQAGTLLAAGVFIYLGTLPSEVLLSGVWRIPFLASILLIAIALFIRLRLRESPTFIVLEEQDQIAQSPLREVFSRSLPNVFRGIGLRMAENGGSYLFNTLAVSFVVTTVGVGAWIGPLAVAVGSLVGMVSVPWSGALSDRFGRIPVYRFGAGVLLVLAYPGWWLLSLGNPIVIILVVTVAIGFGVNTMLGSQCALLPELFGNRHRYIGVATAREFSAVLAGGIAPVAGAWLISISSGAWWPVATYVFALSVITFITTFLVPETRGRDLTLIEDASRDTAEQVNLRPMATSPRRRDRGGGRLA is encoded by the coding sequence ATGAGTTCCGGCGCCGCACCGCACGTCGGTAGGGGTTCCAACGATCCCGAGTATGCTGCCAACCTTCGCCGGGCCACGTTCGCGTCGAGCGTGGGCAGCGCCTTGGAATACTACGATTTCGCGCTTTACGGGCTAGCTTCCGCCCTGATCTTCAGCAAGGTCTTCTTTTCCAACCTTGACCCCGCCACCGGCACTGTGGCGAGCTTCGCCACGTTCGGTGTGGCCTTTGTGGCCCGGCCGCTGGGCGGCCTTTTCTTCGGCACTGTTGGCGACAGGCTTGGCCGTAAATGGGTGCTGGTGGCCACCGTCCTGCTCATGGGCGGTGCCTCCACGCTGGTCGGCGCGCTGCCGACGTACGGCCAGGTGGGCATTTGGGCTCCGGCGTTGTTGGTCCTCATGCGTCTCCTGCAGGGCTTCGGCGCGGGGGCGGAGCAGGCAGGTGCGACGGTGCTGATGTCGGAATACGCGCCGGTCCGGCGTCGGGGTTTCTTTGCTGCGTTGCCGTTCATCGGCATCCAGGCCGGTACGCTGCTGGCCGCCGGCGTCTTCATCTACCTGGGCACCCTTCCGAGCGAAGTGCTGCTGTCCGGGGTGTGGCGGATTCCATTCCTGGCCTCAATCCTGCTGATTGCCATAGCCCTTTTCATCAGGCTCCGCCTGAGGGAGAGCCCCACCTTCATCGTGCTCGAAGAGCAGGACCAGATTGCCCAGAGTCCGCTGCGCGAGGTCTTCAGCCGGTCTCTCCCTAACGTGTTTCGCGGTATCGGCCTTCGAATGGCGGAGAACGGAGGCTCCTACCTTTTCAATACGCTGGCCGTCAGCTTCGTTGTCACAACTGTTGGCGTCGGCGCCTGGATCGGTCCGCTGGCTGTCGCGGTCGGATCACTCGTCGGCATGGTCTCGGTCCCGTGGTCCGGTGCGTTGTCGGACCGCTTCGGGCGGATCCCTGTCTACCGCTTCGGAGCCGGCGTCCTATTGGTGCTGGCTTACCCCGGCTGGTGGCTGCTCTCCCTGGGGAATCCCATCGTCATTATCCTCGTTGTCACGGTTGCCATTGGCTTCGGGGTGAATACGATGCTGGGTTCGCAGTGCGCCCTCTTACCCGAACTTTTCGGCAACCGCCACCGCTACATTGGTGTGGCTACGGCGCGGGAGTTCAGCGCGGTGCTCGCCGGCGGGATCGCCCCTGTGGCGGGTGCGTGGTTGATCAGCATAAGTAGCGGAGCGTGGTGGCCGGTGGCCACGTATGTGTTTGCGCTGTCAGTCATCACATTCATCACCACGTTTCTGGTGCCCGAAACGCGTGGCCGCGACCTGACCCTGATCGAGGACGCCTCACGGGACACCGCCGAGCAGGTCAACTTAAGGCCGATGGCGACCAGCCCACGCAGGCGTGATCGTGGCGGCGGCCGTTTAGCCTAG
- a CDS encoding SDR family oxidoreductase, with product MNSLFDLTGRIALVTGSSRGIGNALARALADAGATVVLNGINPERLKAAEAAMAADYPPGRVHSCAFDVTKDTGAARGVAWVEENVGPLEILVNNAGIQHRVPMLELEVSDWERVIKTDLTSAFLVGREAARHMIPRGHGKIINICSVQTDLARPTIAPYVAAKGGLRNLTRAMTAEWAASGLQINGIAPGYIHTEMTQNLVDDEQFNSWILGRTPAHRWGTVQDLAGPAVWLASDGSNFVNGQTIFIDGGMTVVV from the coding sequence ATGAATTCGCTTTTTGACCTGACCGGGCGCATCGCCCTGGTCACGGGTTCCAGCCGGGGGATCGGCAACGCGCTGGCGCGGGCGCTGGCTGATGCCGGTGCCACGGTGGTGCTCAACGGCATCAACCCCGAGCGGCTCAAGGCCGCCGAGGCAGCCATGGCGGCCGACTACCCGCCGGGGCGGGTGCACAGCTGCGCCTTCGACGTCACGAAAGACACCGGGGCCGCCCGCGGCGTCGCCTGGGTGGAGGAAAACGTGGGACCGCTGGAAATCCTGGTGAACAACGCGGGCATCCAGCACCGCGTGCCCATGCTGGAGCTGGAAGTCAGCGACTGGGAACGGGTGATCAAAACCGATCTCACCAGCGCGTTCCTCGTAGGCCGGGAAGCGGCCCGGCACATGATTCCGCGCGGACACGGCAAGATCATCAACATCTGCTCGGTGCAGACCGACCTCGCTCGCCCCACCATCGCCCCGTACGTTGCGGCCAAGGGCGGGCTCCGGAACCTGACCCGGGCCATGACCGCGGAATGGGCAGCCTCGGGCCTGCAGATCAACGGCATTGCACCGGGCTACATCCACACCGAAATGACCCAGAACCTGGTGGACGATGAGCAGTTCAACTCCTGGATCCTCGGCCGGACCCCGGCGCACCGGTGGGGGACAGTGCAGGACCTGGCCGGCCCGGCGGTGTGGCTCGCATCCGATGGTTCCAATTTCGTCAACGGCCAGACCATTTTCATCGACGGCGGAATGACGGTGGTGGTCTGA
- a CDS encoding IclR family transcriptional regulator, which produces MTTEAHSGAQSSVPAITRAMAILDLVAAAGQAGVSVPEIAKSMELAKSSTANICAALEGEGMLRRSDGRLILGRRILSLAGDYLRSADQLSEFYALCRRSRLISREAARLALLDGTDVLYLARYEGTNPIRLTANIGDRFPAHVTATGKAVLSTLPDAVVEDRYRGKTFVPFTSRSLTSVSELMSDLEKSRHRGYFMDDEETNIGVVCFAVPVVDIPGEPAQFAISATLLKARADELDHEEIVEELQQIARALANPLSAHSL; this is translated from the coding sequence ATGACGACAGAAGCACACTCGGGAGCTCAAAGCTCCGTACCGGCCATCACGCGGGCGATGGCCATTCTCGACCTCGTCGCAGCCGCTGGCCAGGCTGGCGTCAGCGTGCCCGAAATTGCAAAGTCGATGGAGTTGGCCAAGTCCTCCACGGCTAACATCTGCGCGGCCCTGGAGGGCGAGGGGATGCTCCGGCGCTCCGATGGCCGCTTGATACTGGGGCGGCGGATCCTATCGCTTGCCGGGGATTACCTCCGCTCGGCCGACCAGCTCTCCGAGTTCTATGCCTTGTGCCGGCGCTCCCGGCTGATTTCCCGCGAGGCGGCCCGGCTGGCACTCCTGGATGGAACCGACGTCCTCTACCTGGCGCGCTACGAGGGAACCAATCCAATCAGGCTCACCGCCAACATCGGGGACCGATTCCCGGCTCACGTGACGGCCACGGGCAAGGCCGTCCTCTCCACGTTGCCTGACGCCGTGGTGGAGGACCGATATCGGGGCAAGACCTTTGTGCCGTTCACCTCGCGCTCCCTGACCAGTGTTTCGGAGCTCATGTCCGACCTGGAGAAGTCCCGTCATCGCGGCTACTTCATGGATGACGAAGAGACCAATATCGGAGTAGTGTGCTTCGCCGTTCCCGTGGTGGACATCCCGGGCGAACCTGCGCAGTTTGCCATCAGTGCCACGCTGCTTAAGGCGCGTGCCGATGAGCTGGACCACGAGGAAATCGTGGAGGAACTGCAGCAAATTGCCCGCGCCCTCGCCAATCCACTGAGCGCGCATTCCCTCTAA
- a CDS encoding D-isomer specific 2-hydroxyacid dehydrogenase family protein encodes MTFTVGISPDFLDSGGNNVWGDIGLAGLDDAGLKWEYMTDRAEVLTPAQMERYDAILYAAPAVTAASFAGVENPPLILARFGVGFDAVDLQACTRAGTVATITPDGARGPVATATLSMLLSVLHNTVMKDRLVREKSWDLRERFMGTGLSGKTIGLLGVGNTGGELVRLLQPFGVRCVGHDPFCPPERAIELGVELMELEDVAAICDALIVMAVLTEQTYHVINAAILDRMKSTAVVINMARGPIINERDLISALASGSIAAAGLDVFETEPVANELVGMDNVTLSPHCLSWTDEMSLGNGSSCVRAIVAVANGRTPKFVINREVLDTTAFNNRLSLRAG; translated from the coding sequence ATGACATTCACAGTTGGAATCTCCCCCGATTTCCTGGACTCCGGCGGCAACAACGTCTGGGGCGACATCGGACTTGCCGGACTCGACGACGCCGGCTTGAAGTGGGAGTACATGACGGACCGGGCCGAGGTCCTCACGCCCGCGCAAATGGAGCGCTACGACGCCATCCTCTACGCCGCCCCCGCCGTCACAGCAGCGTCCTTTGCAGGGGTGGAGAATCCGCCGCTCATTCTGGCCCGGTTCGGTGTCGGGTTCGACGCGGTGGACCTCCAGGCCTGCACCCGTGCGGGAACAGTAGCTACCATCACTCCCGACGGCGCCCGCGGCCCGGTCGCCACAGCCACCTTGTCCATGCTTCTGTCCGTCCTGCACAACACAGTGATGAAGGATCGCTTGGTCCGTGAAAAGTCCTGGGACCTCCGCGAACGATTTATGGGCACCGGGCTGTCCGGCAAAACCATTGGCCTGCTCGGCGTTGGAAACACCGGGGGTGAGCTGGTCCGCCTGCTGCAGCCCTTCGGCGTCCGATGCGTGGGCCACGATCCCTTCTGCCCGCCCGAACGGGCCATCGAACTGGGTGTTGAACTGATGGAACTGGAAGACGTTGCCGCCATTTGTGACGCCCTCATTGTGATGGCAGTGCTGACCGAACAGACCTACCACGTCATCAACGCGGCAATCCTGGACCGGATGAAATCCACGGCAGTGGTCATCAACATGGCTCGCGGCCCCATCATCAACGAACGGGACCTTATTTCAGCCCTGGCCAGCGGAAGCATTGCAGCAGCCGGACTGGACGTGTTTGAAACGGAACCCGTGGCCAACGAACTTGTCGGTATGGACAACGTAACGCTGTCCCCGCACTGCCTCTCCTGGACCGATGAAATGTCCCTCGGCAACGGCAGCAGCTGCGTGCGCGCCATCGTTGCTGTCGCCAACGGACGGACTCCCAAATTCGTGATCAATCGGGAAGTGCTCGATACGACTGCATTCAACAACCGGCTCAGCCTCAGGGCCGGCTAG
- a CDS encoding fumarylacetoacetate hydrolase family protein — MRIARIKTPAGPQHAVERNGSWDHIHDPFVEPLTYTGGTTPEAEAVFLAPVRPAVVLGIAHNRTLNSHPLPIQAWHKSVHTVAAPGDQVSAARGRGTVNVEGELAVVIGKSATELTAGNALEHVLGFTCVNDVTNVDQGAVDERNFQGKAGCNYTPLGPWIETEIPDPDLVGIDVCVNGVVRAKSGSFNLPSSVTECLIYVTSWLTLEPGDVVMTGAPGTAVAVQPGDRVDVVLGGIGTLTNTIA, encoded by the coding sequence ATGAGAATTGCAAGAATCAAGACACCCGCAGGTCCGCAACATGCCGTGGAGCGGAACGGCAGCTGGGATCACATTCATGACCCGTTTGTGGAACCGCTCACCTACACCGGAGGCACAACCCCTGAGGCCGAAGCGGTCTTCCTCGCTCCCGTCCGGCCCGCCGTAGTGCTCGGCATTGCGCACAACCGCACGCTCAATAGTCATCCCCTGCCCATCCAGGCATGGCACAAGTCGGTTCATACCGTGGCCGCCCCAGGGGACCAGGTATCGGCGGCCCGCGGCCGCGGCACGGTCAACGTCGAAGGCGAACTCGCCGTCGTGATCGGAAAAAGTGCGACGGAACTGACAGCCGGGAACGCTTTGGAGCACGTCCTGGGCTTCACCTGCGTCAACGATGTCACCAACGTGGACCAGGGTGCCGTGGATGAACGGAATTTCCAAGGCAAGGCCGGCTGCAACTACACGCCTCTGGGTCCATGGATTGAAACGGAGATCCCGGATCCCGACCTCGTGGGGATCGACGTGTGCGTCAACGGCGTGGTCAGGGCGAAATCAGGTTCCTTCAACCTGCCCTCTTCCGTGACGGAGTGCCTTATCTACGTAACATCCTGGTTGACCCTTGAGCCCGGGGACGTCGTGATGACAGGGGCTCCCGGGACAGCAGTGGCCGTGCAGCCCGGTGATCGTGTCGACGTTGTCCTCGGCGGCATCGGAACCCTGACGAACACGATTGCCTAG
- a CDS encoding substrate-binding domain-containing protein produces MNNSAPRLLLAAGAIMALGLTACTSGSAESAAAGATAGGDSGCADVVATAQKAIDAASKTNSPWDGPTSGPKAAAGKTLVYVAQSMTNPGVAGVAKGLQEAAASIGWNVKVIDGLGTPAGIQSAFSQALTTKPDGIVIGGFDPKTTAAQVAEANSAKIPLAAWQALSTPGPSTDPLLFTNITTKVEDVAKISADFVIAKSNGKAGVVIFTDSSIPFAEGKSQMIRKELETCSGIKVLEYDNVPLSDVSARMPQEVSSLLSKHNEAWTYSVAINDVYYENATAALRAGGVNAGGAPFNVGPATATPPRCSGSRPANTRPPLSLHR; encoded by the coding sequence ATGAACAACTCCGCCCCAAGACTGCTGCTCGCTGCCGGCGCCATCATGGCACTAGGACTCACGGCCTGCACCAGCGGTTCGGCTGAATCAGCTGCCGCCGGCGCAACCGCTGGCGGGGACAGCGGCTGCGCCGACGTCGTTGCCACCGCGCAGAAGGCCATCGACGCGGCATCCAAAACGAACAGTCCATGGGATGGACCCACCTCAGGACCCAAGGCCGCAGCGGGGAAAACCCTCGTCTACGTGGCGCAGTCCATGACTAACCCCGGTGTCGCTGGAGTGGCCAAGGGACTTCAGGAGGCAGCGGCGTCCATCGGCTGGAACGTAAAAGTGATCGACGGCCTGGGAACTCCCGCCGGGATCCAGAGTGCCTTCAGCCAGGCGCTGACCACCAAACCGGACGGCATCGTGATCGGTGGCTTCGACCCCAAGACCACCGCAGCCCAGGTTGCCGAAGCCAACTCGGCCAAGATTCCGCTGGCCGCCTGGCAAGCTCTGTCCACGCCTGGTCCCAGCACCGATCCGCTGCTGTTCACCAACATCACCACCAAAGTTGAGGACGTGGCGAAGATCAGCGCCGACTTCGTCATCGCCAAATCCAACGGCAAGGCCGGGGTCGTCATCTTCACCGACTCCTCCATCCCCTTTGCCGAGGGCAAATCGCAGATGATCAGGAAGGAACTGGAAACCTGCTCCGGCATCAAGGTCCTGGAATACGACAACGTTCCCCTCTCTGACGTCAGTGCAAGAATGCCGCAGGAAGTGTCCTCCCTGCTCAGCAAGCACAACGAAGCCTGGACCTACTCCGTGGCCATCAACGACGTCTACTACGAAAACGCGACCGCAGCACTGCGTGCCGGCGGCGTGAACGCCGGCGGGGCACCGTTCAACGTGGGGCCGGCGACGGCGACTCCTCCGCGTTGCAGCGGATCAAGGCCGGCGAATACCAGACCGCCACTGTCCCTTCACCGCTGA
- a CDS encoding cyclase family protein — protein sequence MCAEDIRASSLYPAPTISGFTVLQDRFEEVFELVKTWGHYGNPSAGAWQTVTPASVVEAASLVSSGRVVQTALPWNTVSGPSNANPALHYMTDLGVREAPEPSCNKDFIGVDYHGKAVSHLDALSHIAYKGLLYEGQTSKDVVTATGADFGSVSALGSLVAPAVLLDFAVLFDVPWLEPGTAIHAEDILAAEARLGVEIGHGDAVLIRTGHFRRARELGVWDSSDLSAGLHVDCMPLLAERGIVLLGGDGDSDVRPSPTPGIHSPIHILAITAMGLPLLDNLDLEDLGDACAEEDRYRFMFVVAPLNIPRGTGSPVNPLAVF from the coding sequence GTGTGTGCGGAAGACATCAGGGCAAGCTCACTCTACCCAGCCCCAACCATTTCGGGCTTCACTGTCCTGCAGGACCGTTTCGAGGAGGTATTCGAACTTGTCAAAACCTGGGGCCATTACGGCAACCCCTCCGCCGGGGCCTGGCAGACCGTCACCCCCGCCTCGGTGGTCGAAGCGGCTTCCCTCGTAAGCAGCGGACGGGTTGTGCAGACTGCGCTGCCATGGAACACCGTGAGCGGACCGTCCAACGCCAATCCCGCCCTGCACTATATGACGGACCTTGGGGTGCGCGAAGCCCCGGAACCGTCCTGTAACAAGGACTTCATCGGCGTCGACTACCACGGCAAAGCCGTCAGTCACCTTGATGCCCTCAGCCACATCGCCTACAAAGGACTCCTGTACGAAGGACAGACCTCAAAGGACGTGGTGACCGCCACCGGCGCCGACTTCGGATCCGTCAGTGCGCTCGGCTCGCTCGTGGCGCCGGCTGTGCTGCTCGACTTCGCCGTCCTCTTCGACGTCCCATGGCTCGAGCCGGGAACAGCCATCCACGCCGAGGACATTCTGGCCGCGGAGGCACGGCTGGGCGTAGAAATTGGGCACGGCGACGCCGTCCTGATCCGCACTGGCCACTTCCGCCGCGCCCGCGAACTCGGCGTCTGGGACTCTTCGGATCTGAGCGCGGGCCTGCACGTTGACTGCATGCCGCTGCTGGCAGAGCGTGGCATCGTCCTCTTGGGTGGCGACGGTGATTCCGATGTTCGCCCCTCCCCCACTCCCGGCATCCATTCGCCCATCCACATTCTTGCGATCACGGCTATGGGACTGCCCCTGCTTGACAACCTCGACCTCGAAGACCTCGGCGATGCCTGCGCCGAGGAGGATCGTTACCGGTTCATGTTCGTGGTCGCTCCCCTCAACATTCCCCGCGGCACCGGTTCGCCCGTAAACCCTTTGGCGGTCTTCTAA
- a CDS encoding NAD(P)-dependent oxidoreductase: protein MGAPMAGNLLKAGWSVTAWNRSSAAAEDFVGLGGARARKVADLRNEPVIIFMLPDLSYIEDAAAGLLAEWRMTPPRPGTLVAVMSSVSPVAVQAFGRAVAEASGGNAVVLDVPVSGGTEGAQRGTLAIMAGGPKEHFERLLPVLEAMGTTVRRLGELGAGSLAKACNQLIVGITTAALAEAAELAERSGMDVESLFEVLSGGLAGSRVLDFVGPRMAAKDYAPTGPAKFMHKDLSFVLESAAAVGAAVPMASAGAELYGKLKDQGLGDLDLAVVRQTIANLSDPKVTAARMTATVQGTAR from the coding sequence ATGGGTGCCCCCATGGCCGGTAACCTTCTCAAAGCCGGGTGGTCGGTGACGGCATGGAACCGTTCGAGCGCCGCCGCCGAGGACTTTGTAGGCTTGGGTGGAGCCCGCGCCCGAAAAGTCGCGGACCTTCGGAACGAGCCGGTGATCATCTTTATGCTCCCGGACCTCTCCTACATCGAGGACGCCGCCGCCGGGCTCCTGGCCGAGTGGCGTATGACGCCGCCCCGGCCGGGGACCCTGGTGGCCGTCATGAGCAGCGTTTCCCCGGTGGCCGTCCAGGCCTTCGGCCGTGCCGTTGCCGAAGCCAGCGGCGGAAACGCCGTCGTGCTGGATGTGCCGGTGAGCGGAGGAACTGAAGGGGCACAGCGGGGAACGCTTGCCATCATGGCCGGCGGACCGAAGGAGCACTTCGAGCGGCTCCTGCCGGTCCTCGAGGCGATGGGCACCACGGTCCGGCGCCTTGGCGAACTCGGGGCAGGGTCCCTGGCCAAAGCCTGTAACCAGCTCATCGTGGGAATCACGACGGCGGCGCTTGCCGAGGCAGCTGAGCTCGCCGAACGCTCCGGCATGGACGTTGAGTCTCTCTTCGAGGTGCTTTCGGGCGGATTGGCCGGCAGCCGTGTGCTGGATTTCGTCGGACCACGGATGGCGGCCAAGGACTACGCGCCTACCGGCCCGGCGAAGTTCATGCACAAGGACCTTTCCTTCGTGCTGGAAAGCGCCGCGGCGGTGGGCGCCGCCGTGCCCATGGCATCCGCCGGGGCCGAGCTCTACGGCAAACTCAAGGACCAAGGCCTGGGGGACCTGGACCTGGCCGTTGTACGGCAGACCATCGCAAACCTCAGCGATCCCAAGGTCACCGCCGCCCGTATGACCGCCACCGTGCAGGGGACAGCCCGATGA
- a CDS encoding ABC transporter permease, whose amino-acid sequence MNKMNTNRQRGGAAHLLGPYGLVVILVVLFAVFALILPQTFLSGRNFNAILSNQAIPALLALGAMIPIATGKFDLSIGYGLGLSHVIVLKLIVDSNIPWGIAAVVAIAVMALVGVINGLLVEFGQIDSFVATLGTGTVLYAITGAITNGARVVPGDGGLPVSFKDLYDSKIAGVPIVAVYLLIVAVILWVLFERLPLGRYFYVLGSNPRAAALIGIPTKRYSIYAFAFSAVVTGVAGVLLASQQQIGNPSVGMDYLLPAFVGALLGATAIKPGRANVIGTLVAVITLAIGLAGISQLGAQFWVTPLFNGVTLLIAVGLAGYSARRKLRAGAVAAPPPNLPAAGDAGPPTPAGPSTGAGLPAAPATSAV is encoded by the coding sequence ATGAACAAGATGAACACAAACCGCCAGCGGGGCGGCGCCGCCCACCTCCTCGGACCCTACGGACTCGTCGTCATCCTAGTGGTACTGTTCGCGGTATTTGCCCTAATCCTGCCGCAAACGTTCCTCTCGGGCCGTAACTTCAACGCCATTCTCAGCAACCAGGCCATCCCCGCCCTGCTGGCGCTGGGGGCAATGATCCCCATTGCCACCGGAAAGTTCGATCTGTCCATCGGCTACGGCCTGGGGCTCTCCCACGTGATTGTCCTCAAGCTCATCGTCGACAGCAACATACCGTGGGGGATCGCGGCCGTCGTGGCCATCGCCGTCATGGCACTCGTGGGCGTGATCAACGGCCTGTTGGTCGAATTCGGCCAGATCGACTCCTTCGTAGCAACGCTGGGCACCGGAACCGTGCTGTACGCCATCACAGGGGCCATCACCAACGGGGCCCGCGTGGTACCGGGCGACGGCGGCCTGCCCGTCTCCTTCAAGGACCTCTACGATTCAAAAATCGCCGGAGTCCCGATCGTTGCCGTCTACCTGCTGATCGTTGCCGTCATCCTGTGGGTCCTGTTCGAACGGCTGCCGCTGGGACGCTACTTCTACGTGCTGGGCTCAAACCCCCGCGCCGCAGCCCTGATTGGCATCCCCACGAAGAGATACTCCATTTACGCCTTCGCCTTCTCCGCAGTGGTAACCGGCGTCGCAGGAGTGCTGCTTGCCTCCCAGCAGCAGATCGGAAACCCGAGCGTCGGCATGGACTATTTGCTGCCAGCCTTCGTGGGGGCGCTCCTGGGGGCCACAGCCATCAAGCCCGGACGCGCCAACGTGATCGGCACTCTGGTTGCGGTCATCACTCTGGCCATCGGCCTGGCCGGAATCTCCCAGTTGGGCGCCCAGTTCTGGGTAACCCCACTCTTCAACGGCGTCACGCTGCTGATCGCCGTCGGTCTTGCAGGCTACTCTGCACGGCGCAAGCTGCGTGCCGGTGCGGTGGCCGCACCGCCGCCCAACCTCCCCGCCGCAGGCGACGCCGGCCCTCCAACTCCCGCAGGACCTTCCACGGGGGCCGGGCTACCGGCGGCCCCAGCCACCAGCGCCGTCTAG